In Microvenator marinus, one genomic interval encodes:
- a CDS encoding serine/threonine-protein kinase, with the protein MEKITSTSEMEEPRVLLAAEDLLGYVIDGRYRLDEVLGEGGMGVVYRSHEPRLQRDIAVKLLKPSEVQGTKRIERFQRELSIIAGLSHPNIVRVYDSGMDEDVALHFIAMELVEGISLDRVLRHHRVAPNLALEIAYQICGALTEPHAHGIIHRDIKPENTLVTVMSDASLQVKLLDFGIARTHATESERLTTTGVVMGTPRYMAPESVQGGEIDARTDLYSVGVILYEMLAGRTPFSGVTPVATMIEHVTKAAPRLDEAVQGFEYPRIVELVRLLLEKDPRKRLDSARSVREMIDSIRDEHGFKRLRLSPGNTKAALQPYLSEIEPTQTDPDELFGTYESTLPLGHDETPTESAMFPVPAGVARKHFKEMGWSKQLPDVSTEIAVAQSDRRSATYEMTVASSSNPLVWVLLVVLIGAAVLGVVFWQQRSAPVVNLGSKSTLPAQVEAEKPDEKVVEEPAPIEPEKVEEPEVVEEVEVPKEAEKAEKTEPKPEAKPKKTEPAVEEKAEEKTKEKDAVKEGLEWLKQ; encoded by the coding sequence ATGGAAAAAATCACAAGCACATCCGAAATGGAGGAGCCACGGGTACTTCTCGCTGCTGAAGATCTTCTCGGCTACGTGATCGATGGGCGCTACCGTCTCGATGAGGTGCTTGGCGAGGGCGGCATGGGCGTGGTGTATCGCTCTCATGAGCCGAGGCTGCAGCGGGATATTGCGGTCAAGCTTCTGAAGCCAAGCGAGGTCCAGGGCACTAAGCGAATCGAGAGGTTCCAGCGTGAACTCTCGATCATCGCGGGCCTCTCGCATCCAAATATCGTGCGGGTCTACGACTCAGGGATGGATGAAGACGTTGCGCTGCACTTTATCGCCATGGAGCTTGTGGAGGGGATTTCGCTCGACCGTGTGCTTCGGCATCACCGAGTGGCACCGAATCTCGCGCTAGAAATTGCTTATCAGATTTGCGGTGCCCTGACCGAGCCTCACGCTCACGGCATCATCCATCGTGATATCAAGCCCGAGAATACACTCGTCACCGTCATGTCCGACGCGAGCCTTCAGGTCAAACTCCTGGATTTTGGCATCGCTCGGACTCACGCGACGGAGTCCGAGCGGCTCACAACCACAGGCGTTGTGATGGGCACGCCAAGGTATATGGCGCCGGAGTCGGTTCAGGGCGGCGAGATAGACGCACGCACAGACCTCTATTCTGTGGGCGTGATACTCTATGAGATGTTGGCCGGCAGGACCCCGTTTTCTGGCGTGACCCCCGTGGCGACGATGATCGAACACGTGACCAAGGCGGCTCCTCGTCTCGATGAGGCCGTGCAAGGCTTTGAGTATCCTCGCATCGTCGAGTTGGTGCGTCTCCTCCTTGAAAAGGACCCGCGAAAACGCCTCGATTCGGCGCGATCGGTGCGCGAAATGATCGATTCGATTCGCGACGAACATGGATTCAAACGGCTCCGGCTCAGCCCGGGGAACACCAAGGCAGCCCTCCAGCCCTATTTGAGCGAGATTGAGCCCACTCAGACGGACCCCGATGAACTCTTCGGGACCTACGAATCCACTTTGCCACTAGGACACGACGAGACGCCCACGGAATCAGCCATGTTCCCTGTCCCGGCGGGAGTGGCTCGTAAGCACTTCAAAGAGATGGGTTGGTCTAAACAGCTGCCTGATGTGTCCACCGAGATCGCGGTAGCGCAGAGCGATAGGCGTTCCGCAACCTATGAGATGACCGTGGCGTCGAGCTCCAATCCGCTGGTGTGGGTTCTGCTTGTGGTTCTTATTGGGGCGGCGGTTCTCGGCGTTGTGTTTTGGCAACAACGCTCCGCGCCTGTGGTCAACCTCGGGTCCAAGTCTACGCTGCCGGCTCAAGTAGAGGCTGAGAAGCCTGACGAGAAGGTGGTTGAAGAACCAGCGCCTATCGAGCCAGAAAAGGTAGAAGAGCCGGAGGTGGTTGAAGAGGTCGAGGTGCCTAAGGAAGCCGAGAAAGCCGAGAAAACCGAGCCCAAACCCGAAGCGAAGCCAAAGAAGACTGAGCCGGCCGTCGAAGAAAAGGCCGAGGAAAAAACCAAAGAAAAAGACGCGGTAAAAGAGGGACTCGAATGGCTAAAGCAATAA
- a CDS encoding ribonuclease H-like domain-containing protein: MSKFSDKLKRLHQSRVRALEASEAEGPKGVFLAEDVAHDAAEAAQVDAAPDELRLLERNWRPEHQHGRYRVGEMAQSGFGQSFDGQLSLLKDFPPESLGFFDIETSGLGADSVAFCIGLGTWSSGEFRLKQWVMTRPELEAESLEGFAAELERLSGIVSFNGKTFDVPRVQGRATHHGLADPFRNLVHLDLLVVARSLLGRKDGLSLGDLERQFLMYFRHGDVPGSQAPLRWKECVEGKGYTAIEALVTHNAFDVLSLAGLLHHFGALDGPDVVRPSKVAKPVRDTELSRDLRKLSERPHRMLIKKGRKDAGAVRGVVPVPDVRNSFGERLADLRHTYGLKKAAGETEDAVACLHELVSLSPTNAFALLELAKHYEAIGDAELAAHFRGRLKF; the protein is encoded by the coding sequence GTGTCCAAGTTCTCCGACAAACTCAAGCGTTTGCATCAGTCACGAGTCAGGGCATTGGAAGCCTCCGAGGCCGAAGGGCCGAAAGGTGTTTTTCTCGCTGAGGACGTGGCTCATGACGCGGCCGAGGCCGCTCAGGTAGATGCCGCGCCCGATGAGCTGCGATTACTCGAGCGGAATTGGCGGCCTGAGCATCAACACGGCAGATATCGTGTGGGTGAGATGGCGCAAAGTGGCTTTGGCCAGTCGTTTGACGGGCAATTGAGTTTGTTGAAGGACTTTCCCCCGGAGTCTCTCGGGTTTTTTGATATCGAGACTTCTGGGTTGGGTGCCGATTCGGTCGCGTTTTGCATAGGTCTTGGTACCTGGAGCAGTGGTGAGTTTCGACTTAAGCAATGGGTGATGACGCGGCCAGAGCTTGAAGCTGAAAGCCTCGAGGGTTTTGCGGCGGAGCTTGAGCGCCTTTCAGGAATTGTCTCTTTCAATGGCAAGACCTTCGATGTGCCTCGGGTTCAGGGGCGGGCGACCCATCACGGTCTGGCTGACCCGTTTCGAAATCTGGTGCACTTGGATCTTCTCGTGGTGGCGCGAAGTCTTCTCGGCCGAAAAGATGGCTTGTCTCTGGGGGATCTGGAGCGTCAGTTCTTGATGTATTTTCGGCATGGTGATGTTCCCGGAAGTCAGGCACCTCTGCGCTGGAAGGAATGTGTTGAGGGTAAGGGCTATACGGCTATCGAGGCGCTCGTCACGCACAACGCGTTCGACGTTCTGAGCCTCGCCGGCCTCCTGCACCATTTCGGTGCGCTGGATGGTCCTGACGTTGTGAGGCCTTCGAAGGTGGCCAAACCCGTTCGGGACACCGAGTTGTCTAGAGATTTGCGGAAGTTGAGTGAGCGTCCCCACCGAATGTTGATCAAGAAGGGGCGCAAAGACGCTGGTGCCGTAAGGGGAGTGGTGCCTGTACCCGACGTTCGCAACTCGTTTGGCGAGCGTTTGGCGGATTTGAGGCACACCTACGGGTTGAAGAAGGCGGCCGGTGAAACTGAGGATGCGGTGGCATGCCTGCACGAGCTCGTGTCGCTATCCCCCACAAACGCATTCGCGCTCCTAGAGCTCGCCAAACACTACGAAGCCATTGGAGACGCGGAGCTGGCGGCGCACTTCAGGGGGCGCCTGAAGTTTTGA
- a CDS encoding NAD-dependent epimerase/dehydratase family protein — translation MKVFITGGHGFIGSHVVRKLVEQGHSVRCLVRESSDTSRIDGIEWERFKGDVRSKELMIEGIDGCDAVIHLASPSSWDDINSPYMKQIVEDGTRNVLDAARHHGGLDVVYCSSTIAVNGTDDAVVQNEDTEFTLKDPSLVYAMSKNAAEKICEEYSDLRVVTVCPAEVYGPHDTGMVTAGNLVDFATSPVVLVTRGGTAVVHVEDVADGVIAALEKGKAGGRYILGGENLTIEGLAQLTLEILGLNKKVVVVPTPWIKSLTKVGQTLRLPLPYNPLVIPYATKFWFISNEKATKELGITFRDARATLEPTIEWLKAEGLV, via the coding sequence ATGAAAGTATTTATCACGGGTGGTCACGGTTTTATCGGCTCTCATGTGGTCAGGAAGCTCGTCGAACAAGGCCATAGTGTCCGTTGTTTGGTTCGTGAATCGTCGGATACATCGCGGATCGACGGCATAGAATGGGAACGGTTTAAGGGCGATGTGCGCTCCAAAGAACTCATGATCGAGGGTATAGATGGCTGCGATGCGGTCATCCACCTGGCCAGCCCATCGTCGTGGGACGACATTAACTCGCCCTATATGAAGCAGATCGTGGAGGACGGTACACGCAATGTGCTCGATGCGGCGCGGCATCATGGTGGGCTCGATGTGGTCTACTGTTCGAGCACCATCGCGGTCAACGGCACCGACGATGCGGTGGTCCAGAACGAAGACACCGAGTTTACGCTCAAAGACCCGTCTCTCGTCTATGCGATGAGCAAGAACGCAGCCGAAAAGATTTGTGAAGAGTACTCGGACTTGAGAGTCGTCACGGTGTGCCCTGCCGAGGTCTACGGGCCGCACGATACGGGAATGGTCACGGCTGGCAACCTTGTGGATTTCGCGACGAGTCCGGTGGTTTTGGTGACGCGTGGCGGCACGGCCGTGGTGCACGTCGAAGACGTGGCAGATGGTGTGATCGCCGCATTGGAAAAGGGAAAAGCGGGCGGACGCTATATTCTGGGCGGCGAGAACCTCACGATTGAGGGCCTAGCCCAGTTGACCTTGGAAATCCTCGGATTGAACAAGAAGGTGGTCGTGGTCCCGACGCCTTGGATCAAGTCATTGACGAAGGTAGGTCAAACCTTGCGGCTTCCCCTTCCTTACAATCCACTTGTGATTCCGTACGCGACTAAATTCTGGTTCATTTCCAACGAAAAGGCGACCAAAGAGCTCGGCATCACGTTTCGCGACGCACGCGCAACCCTTGAGCCTACGATTGAATGGCTGAAAGCCGAAGGTCTAGTCTAG
- a CDS encoding PEGA domain-containing protein, which translates to MAKAISILLIASLVFTPISGFAQDPSALSDAQRELLGKLLTEARNAYDARDYPASIQRLEEAYAIFPEPNMLYRIAEMYEELQEVDRAIELYEKYRTERPEAPNSAVVQTRIERLRAKQEAERPKTARLTVDSIPQGAQVFLEKRRGTTPLEFEVPPGAYEIKLTKFGYEEATRSVEVKAGELRTFEFAMVEREVEVAPLPPPPEPSIGPWILGGVGLASGVTSVFFWVLAFDRQSQIDAWDADRNASGRPSNYDQVLDQELTYRNVGWATAGIGAASLIGAGIWFWLDSDSEPDEPQIGLRLNLEQERTQLELRVVF; encoded by the coding sequence ATGGCTAAAGCAATAAGCATCTTGCTGATCGCCAGTCTTGTGTTCACCCCGATCAGCGGCTTCGCTCAAGATCCATCTGCGCTATCTGATGCTCAGCGCGAATTGTTGGGAAAGCTCTTGACCGAGGCCCGAAACGCCTATGACGCGCGAGACTATCCGGCCTCGATTCAGCGCCTCGAAGAGGCGTACGCGATCTTTCCTGAGCCGAATATGCTCTACCGAATCGCCGAAATGTACGAGGAACTCCAGGAGGTCGATAGAGCCATCGAACTCTATGAAAAGTACCGCACCGAGCGGCCAGAAGCGCCGAACTCGGCGGTCGTACAGACGCGCATCGAAAGGCTTCGAGCCAAACAAGAAGCCGAGCGCCCAAAGACCGCGCGCCTGACTGTCGACTCCATTCCACAAGGCGCACAGGTCTTCTTGGAAAAACGCCGAGGGACAACCCCGCTTGAATTTGAGGTCCCGCCTGGCGCCTACGAAATCAAGCTCACGAAGTTTGGCTATGAAGAGGCCACGCGTAGCGTCGAAGTCAAGGCTGGCGAGCTCCGGACTTTTGAATTTGCGATGGTTGAGCGCGAGGTCGAAGTAGCACCGCTTCCTCCACCTCCAGAGCCCTCGATCGGCCCGTGGATCCTCGGTGGTGTCGGGCTCGCCTCGGGCGTGACCTCGGTCTTTTTTTGGGTACTAGCGTTTGACCGACAGAGCCAGATCGATGCCTGGGACGCGGACAGAAACGCATCGGGGCGTCCTTCCAATTACGACCAGGTCTTGGATCAGGAGCTCACCTACCGAAATGTGGGCTGGGCTACGGCGGGCATTGGTGCGGCGTCTTTGATCGGTGCCGGAATCTGGTTTTGGTTAGACTCGGACTCCGAGCCAGACGAGCCCCAAATTGGGCTAAGACTCAATCTTGAACAAGAACGAACTCAGTTGGAATTGAGAGTCGTTTTTTGA
- a CDS encoding M23 family metallopeptidase, with protein sequence MNLFENPKFLLAAFATSATLNCVFIGALLAPDPEATPAPALSSYTVAEPEPVAEEAKVAEPVAEPLVAENPAPPVATPPTDAPAEAAPTDNALKSVRVPINISIPHTLAEPAAPYGDNVSATVSRLLVWDLDLRKDLRAGDTLQASWSMGTSDVVVIEAARLESQKLGKTISAYRFKATGDKYPSYWSEDGTEIPHILKKSPLKEYEQITSLLKDRPTHHGMDFKVDVGTPIYSGYDGVVTRVNWNTAANGGCVEVEHSDGVLAKYLHLSESKVKPGTRVKAGDLIALSGNTGRSTGPHLHYQLNKGSKVIDPIDYHGTTRRTLPESDRAAFAALVQKFQ encoded by the coding sequence ATGAATCTCTTTGAGAACCCCAAATTTTTGCTCGCTGCTTTTGCTACGTCGGCCACGCTTAACTGCGTGTTCATTGGGGCACTCCTGGCACCGGACCCCGAAGCCACACCCGCACCCGCACTATCTTCCTACACCGTTGCAGAACCTGAGCCCGTTGCGGAAGAGGCTAAGGTTGCTGAGCCTGTGGCCGAGCCGTTGGTCGCGGAAAACCCAGCCCCACCAGTGGCTACACCACCCACAGACGCACCCGCCGAAGCCGCGCCTACCGACAACGCTTTGAAGTCCGTCCGAGTACCTATCAACATCAGCATCCCACATACTCTTGCTGAGCCTGCCGCCCCTTATGGCGATAACGTCAGCGCCACGGTTTCACGGCTTCTGGTCTGGGACCTCGACCTCAGGAAGGACTTGAGAGCCGGAGATACCCTTCAAGCCTCATGGAGCATGGGCACCTCGGACGTCGTTGTCATCGAGGCCGCGCGCCTCGAATCCCAGAAGCTAGGGAAGACCATCAGCGCGTACCGATTCAAAGCAACGGGCGACAAATACCCGTCGTATTGGTCCGAAGACGGCACCGAGATTCCACATATCTTGAAAAAGAGCCCTCTCAAGGAGTACGAGCAAATCACGAGCCTGCTCAAGGACCGGCCTACACACCACGGAATGGACTTCAAGGTGGACGTCGGCACACCTATCTACTCGGGGTATGACGGAGTCGTCACGCGCGTGAACTGGAACACCGCAGCCAATGGAGGTTGCGTAGAGGTCGAGCACTCAGATGGGGTTCTGGCCAAGTACCTGCACCTCTCGGAATCCAAGGTTAAGCCCGGAACTCGCGTCAAAGCTGGCGACCTCATCGCGCTTAGCGGCAATACTGGCCGCTCGACAGGCCCACACCTCCACTACCAACTCAACAAGGGCTCAAAAGTCATCGACCCCATCGACTACCACGGCACCACCCGCCGCACCCTCCCTGAGTCAGACCGCGCGGCCTTCGCTGCTCTCGTTCAGAAGTTCCAATAA
- a CDS encoding SixA phosphatase family protein: MKLILIRHAKSSHKHGLPDHERPLNKRGKGDAPVIASYMVALGHIPELVISSDARRCLDTWELMAEVLKKSGHEPELQENRVLYDVAHQNGAWHDFLNVLRSVPEGVESLALVGHNPTMEDLARSLAGESVTVTTCNVVVLEGEARTWFEFLGRSGVEVLAHLSPREPRS; the protein is encoded by the coding sequence ATGAAACTTATTTTGATTCGACATGCAAAGAGCTCACATAAGCACGGCCTGCCTGATCATGAGCGTCCGTTAAACAAGCGCGGCAAAGGTGATGCACCCGTTATTGCGTCTTATATGGTTGCCCTTGGCCACATCCCGGAGCTCGTGATTTCGTCAGATGCCCGCCGGTGCCTCGACACCTGGGAGCTCATGGCTGAAGTCCTGAAAAAGTCAGGTCATGAACCTGAACTCCAGGAAAACCGCGTGCTCTATGACGTGGCCCACCAGAACGGTGCCTGGCATGACTTCTTAAACGTGCTTCGTTCGGTGCCCGAGGGCGTCGAGTCCCTGGCGCTTGTGGGGCACAACCCAACCATGGAAGACCTCGCGCGTTCTCTGGCGGGCGAAAGCGTCACAGTGACCACATGCAACGTGGTTGTTTTGGAGGGCGAGGCTCGGACTTGGTTTGAATTTCTTGGGAGGAGTGGTGTAGAAGTGCTTGCGCATTTAAGTCCAAGAGAACCCCGGTCGTAG
- the ileS gene encoding isoleucine--tRNA ligase — translation MSVDYKDTLNLPKTDFEMRANLAQREPAMIERWESSKIYDRMIEARRQQNAPQFLLHDGPPYANGNIHHGHILNKVLKDFVVKFKNMDGFKAEFVPGWDCHGLPIEHQVDKELGAKKAEMSKVDVRKACRVYADKYVSIQRDEFKRMMVFADWENPYKTMSYQYEAATVRELGKFLGKGLVYRGLKPVHWDWASQTALAEAEVEYAEHTTEHVYVKFPFEHLPEELKGANKDLPTYVVIWTTTPWTLPANLAIALHPELDYQFVEVAGEVLVIAEGLRDSTLKACGIEDFEVLNTFKGRVLVGELGEGRGLEAAHPFIDRPSVLLPADYVTLEQGTGCVHTAPGHGQEDFGLGQVFGLETLCPVDFRGCFMEALVPEWGGMHVFKANPLIQEFLAERGLLLNKVGDKIKIERYPHGWRSKKPVIFRATTQWFIAMEAESANQQNEQVVGTQRADMDLRGAVLSEIEKVQWVPKWGRDRIVGMVENRPDWCISRQRSWGVPITVMHCQSCGNVLASEAIANHVADLVEEEGADVWFEKSPAELVPPGTSCAKCGSGPESFSKENDILDVWFDSGTSWAAVLEGQLKLGTVADLYLEGSDQHRGWFQSSIMCGVGTRGHAPYRTCLTHGFVMDTEGRKYSKSSKNFEPPQKMIDTYGAEILRLWVAAVDYRGDISLSTEIIKRMSDAYRKVRNTFRFLLGNLDGFDPNHDLVAYEDMLEEDRWLLNQTAEVVNRCRQAYNEYQFHTVFHTSVQFCTVDLSNVHLDLAKDRMYCDAADSKARRSGQSAYFLTLHALVRVLAPVLSFTAEEVWDLLPKLAQDPDSVHLTDFPSKTLVEPWLDSELSERWERLLEIRGEVQKALEAVRAPKNKKEPGQIGSSQEADVTVWATGSDFDLLSKYQSFLATLFITSYARVEKGDEFKVDVAVATDEKCPRCWNHWVKPDSEHEICPRCANVLADGTHKLD, via the coding sequence GTGAGCGTGGATTACAAAGATACCCTGAACCTTCCAAAGACTGATTTTGAGATGCGGGCAAACCTTGCACAGCGCGAGCCTGCAATGATTGAACGGTGGGAATCTTCCAAGATTTACGATCGCATGATTGAGGCGAGGCGCCAGCAAAACGCCCCACAATTTCTGCTTCACGACGGACCTCCGTACGCCAACGGCAACATTCACCACGGGCACATCTTGAATAAGGTGCTCAAAGACTTCGTGGTGAAGTTCAAGAATATGGACGGCTTCAAGGCGGAATTCGTTCCTGGCTGGGATTGCCACGGCCTGCCGATCGAGCATCAAGTGGACAAGGAGCTCGGCGCCAAAAAGGCCGAGATGTCCAAGGTTGATGTGCGCAAAGCTTGTCGAGTTTATGCCGACAAGTACGTCAGCATCCAGCGCGATGAATTCAAGCGCATGATGGTTTTTGCGGATTGGGAAAATCCCTACAAGACCATGAGCTATCAATACGAGGCGGCTACGGTTCGAGAGCTCGGGAAGTTTCTCGGGAAGGGGCTTGTCTACCGCGGCTTGAAACCTGTGCACTGGGATTGGGCGTCACAAACCGCTCTCGCTGAGGCTGAGGTTGAATACGCCGAGCACACCACCGAACATGTTTACGTGAAGTTTCCGTTTGAACACCTTCCAGAGGAGCTCAAAGGGGCCAACAAGGACCTGCCAACTTACGTGGTCATCTGGACCACTACGCCCTGGACGCTCCCGGCCAACCTCGCTATCGCGCTTCACCCTGAGCTCGACTACCAGTTCGTAGAAGTTGCGGGTGAAGTCCTTGTGATTGCCGAGGGGCTTCGAGATAGTACGCTCAAAGCCTGTGGAATCGAGGACTTCGAGGTGCTCAACACCTTTAAGGGTCGAGTGCTTGTGGGCGAGTTGGGTGAGGGCCGTGGTCTTGAGGCGGCGCATCCGTTTATCGATCGACCATCGGTGCTTCTGCCAGCTGATTACGTCACTCTGGAACAAGGTACGGGCTGCGTACATACCGCACCAGGACACGGCCAAGAGGACTTCGGGCTGGGTCAGGTTTTTGGGCTTGAAACACTTTGCCCGGTAGACTTCCGTGGCTGCTTTATGGAGGCGCTCGTCCCGGAATGGGGAGGAATGCACGTCTTTAAGGCGAACCCACTTATCCAGGAGTTCCTCGCTGAGCGCGGCCTTCTGCTCAATAAGGTAGGCGACAAGATCAAGATCGAGCGCTATCCGCACGGATGGCGCTCTAAGAAACCCGTGATTTTCCGCGCGACCACACAGTGGTTCATCGCCATGGAGGCCGAGAGTGCCAACCAGCAGAATGAGCAAGTGGTGGGTACGCAGCGTGCCGACATGGACCTCAGAGGTGCTGTGCTCTCCGAGATCGAGAAAGTGCAGTGGGTGCCGAAATGGGGTCGCGACCGAATCGTCGGCATGGTGGAGAATCGCCCGGATTGGTGCATCAGCCGCCAGCGTTCCTGGGGCGTTCCAATCACTGTCATGCACTGTCAATCCTGCGGAAACGTGCTCGCCAGCGAGGCGATTGCGAATCATGTGGCCGACCTTGTCGAAGAAGAGGGCGCCGACGTCTGGTTCGAAAAGAGCCCAGCGGAGCTTGTGCCTCCCGGCACGTCTTGTGCCAAGTGTGGTTCAGGCCCCGAGTCGTTTTCGAAGGAAAACGATATCCTCGATGTTTGGTTCGACTCCGGCACGTCTTGGGCCGCAGTGCTCGAAGGGCAACTCAAGCTCGGAACCGTGGCTGACCTCTACCTAGAAGGTAGCGACCAGCATCGCGGTTGGTTCCAGTCGTCGATCATGTGTGGTGTGGGAACTCGTGGGCACGCTCCGTACCGTACCTGCCTGACGCACGGCTTCGTGATGGACACCGAGGGGCGCAAATACTCGAAGTCCTCCAAGAATTTCGAGCCGCCTCAGAAGATGATCGACACCTACGGAGCTGAGATTCTGCGCCTCTGGGTGGCCGCCGTGGATTATCGCGGGGATATCTCGCTTTCCACCGAGATTATCAAGCGGATGTCGGACGCGTATCGAAAGGTCAGAAATACCTTTAGATTCTTGCTTGGTAATCTGGACGGATTCGACCCAAATCACGACCTCGTGGCGTATGAAGATATGCTCGAAGAGGACCGTTGGCTATTGAATCAAACCGCGGAAGTCGTCAACCGATGCCGCCAGGCCTACAACGAGTACCAGTTCCACACGGTTTTCCATACGAGCGTTCAGTTCTGTACGGTCGACCTTTCGAACGTACACCTCGATTTGGCTAAGGATCGCATGTACTGTGATGCTGCGGACTCCAAGGCGCGCCGCTCCGGTCAGTCTGCGTACTTCTTGACCTTGCACGCTCTCGTCAGAGTGCTTGCGCCTGTGCTTTCGTTCACGGCCGAAGAGGTGTGGGACCTGCTCCCGAAATTGGCTCAGGACCCAGATAGCGTGCACTTGACTGACTTTCCGTCGAAGACACTTGTCGAGCCGTGGTTGGACTCAGAGCTCTCGGAGCGCTGGGAGCGCTTGCTCGAGATTCGAGGCGAAGTGCAGAAAGCCCTTGAGGCGGTTCGAGCTCCGAAGAACAAGAAAGAGCCCGGACAGATTGGTTCAAGTCAGGAAGCCGACGTGACAGTTTGGGCGACCGGCTCAGATTTCGACTTGCTCTCTAAATACCAGTCTTTCCTCGCTACCCTCTTCATCACGAGCTACGCGCGTGTGGAGAAGGGCGATGAGTTCAAGGTCGACGTGGCCGTGGCGACGGACGAGAAATGCCCACGATGTTGGAATCACTGGGTCAAGCCAGATTCTGAACATGAAATCTGTCCGCGTTGTGCCAATGTCTTAGCCGACGGTACCCACAAGCTAGACTAG